In the Longimicrobium sp. genome, one interval contains:
- a CDS encoding class I adenylate-forming enzyme family protein — protein sequence MTLRDRFTGLSVADALAIRAGEDPRRPFVAFGDRRCTYAQIDHQSSALAAALHELGIEAGDRMALTLPNWPEFVVAAFAAAKLGAVIVPLNPRYTTPELQYMLRHSETAVVVTAENWEGVDYLARYEGFLTSLPDLQYVVSVGEEDLWYDDRIHQFEDLVSSGEGRPFPRHQGLPDELFAILYTSGTMGKPKGVALSHANVLTTAAGTADALGLTGDDVVFGLNSLFNVFGMGTGMMGAMMAGAAMVLQDHDGASAALELIERERVTVYHGVPTNYVLALKEMENGSYDLSSVRTGIVAGAPASEELVMRIRRELVPDLRIGYGLTETSETVALTRSDDPQGKSVSTVGRPLPGVELRIHDVDGSVLPVESVGEIAVRGPCVMQGYYRQPGETALVFTGDRFFMTGDLGMVDEEGYLHVLGRRKEMIIRGGFNVYPREVEDRLHAHPAVLDVAVVGLPDEILGEVSCACIVPVEGAIVTGEEIKDFCREVLADYKVPDLVRFLDSFPMTGSGKVRRVELARMISAEESSRRP from the coding sequence ATGACGCTACGAGACCGCTTCACGGGGCTCTCGGTCGCGGATGCGCTTGCCATCCGCGCCGGTGAGGACCCACGGCGGCCGTTCGTTGCGTTCGGGGACCGGCGCTGCACCTACGCGCAGATCGACCACCAGAGCAGCGCCCTGGCGGCCGCCCTGCACGAGCTGGGGATCGAGGCCGGCGACCGCATGGCGCTGACCCTTCCCAACTGGCCCGAGTTTGTGGTGGCGGCCTTCGCGGCGGCCAAGCTCGGCGCCGTCATCGTGCCGCTGAACCCGCGCTACACCACCCCCGAGCTGCAGTACATGCTGCGGCACTCGGAAACGGCGGTCGTCGTGACGGCCGAGAACTGGGAAGGGGTGGACTACCTGGCGCGCTACGAGGGCTTCCTGACCTCGCTCCCCGACCTGCAGTACGTGGTGAGCGTGGGCGAGGAAGACCTGTGGTACGACGACCGCATCCACCAGTTCGAGGACCTGGTGTCCAGCGGCGAGGGGCGCCCGTTCCCGCGCCACCAGGGCTTGCCCGACGAGCTCTTCGCCATCCTGTACACCAGCGGCACGATGGGAAAGCCGAAGGGGGTGGCGCTGAGCCACGCCAACGTGCTGACCACCGCCGCGGGCACGGCCGACGCGCTGGGGCTCACGGGCGACGACGTGGTGTTCGGCCTGAACTCGCTCTTCAACGTGTTCGGGATGGGCACCGGGATGATGGGCGCCATGATGGCCGGTGCGGCCATGGTGCTGCAGGACCACGACGGCGCCTCGGCCGCGCTGGAGCTGATCGAGCGCGAGCGGGTGACGGTGTACCACGGCGTGCCCACCAACTACGTGCTGGCGCTGAAGGAGATGGAGAACGGGTCGTACGACCTGTCCTCCGTGCGCACCGGCATCGTGGCCGGCGCCCCCGCGTCGGAAGAGCTGGTGATGCGCATCCGCCGCGAGCTGGTGCCCGACCTGAGGATCGGATACGGGCTCACGGAAACCAGCGAAACCGTGGCGCTCACCCGCAGCGACGACCCGCAGGGAAAGTCGGTGTCCACGGTGGGCCGCCCGCTTCCCGGCGTGGAGCTGCGCATCCACGACGTGGACGGCAGCGTGCTGCCGGTTGAGAGCGTGGGCGAGATCGCGGTGCGCGGGCCCTGCGTGATGCAGGGGTACTACCGCCAGCCCGGCGAGACCGCGCTGGTGTTCACGGGCGACCGCTTCTTCATGACCGGCGACCTGGGAATGGTCGACGAGGAGGGCTACCTCCACGTCCTGGGCCGGCGCAAGGAGATGATCATCCGTGGCGGGTTCAACGTGTACCCGCGCGAGGTGGAAGACCGGCTGCATGCGCACCCCGCCGTTCTCGACGTGGCCGTCGTCGGCCTGCCGGACGAGATCCTGGGCGAGGTGAGCTGCGCCTGCATCGTTCCCGTCGAGGGGGCGATCGTCACGGGCGAGGAAATCAAGGATTTCTGCCGTGAGGTGCTGGCGGACTACAAGGTCCCGGACCTGGTCCGCTTCCTCGACAGCTTTCCCATGACGGGGAGCGGCAAGGTGCGCCGCGTGGAGCTCGCGCGCATGATCAGCGCCGAGGAGAGCAGCCGCCGGCCGTGA
- a CDS encoding ATP-dependent helicase, with product MQFIPQYLRELNPEQQQAALATEGPVLILAGAGSGKTRTIVYRIAYLVRDRGVDPRRVLAVTFTNKAAAEMRERVARIVGKDAKGVLLSTFHSLGARILREHGQKVGLPKSFSIYSTGDQLAMVKRIADEVHVAPTAGDENFDHKKVLFQISDWKNSMVTPADAAREVAAGPVKGNRSDDYAVLAADVYPRYCEAMLAAGACDFDDLLLLPVKLLREHAEVRESYWKRWHYIMIDEYQDTNGAQLEMARLLSGPRKNLCVVGDDDQSIYAWRGADVRNILDFERHFPGARTVVLEENYRSTQRILDAANGVIANNTSRREKRLRTSNGPGPKLDYYEFVDDGARSAEEQEAEMVAKEITIRRLVENVQWSDFAVLYRTNLQSKPLEEAIRAANVPYRVVGGTSYFDRKEVADAVAYLRVVMNPRDEVALRRIINYPTRGIGRTTQLKLIEAARAAGVPMYDMLRRAPEVDGVSRAQQEPIRHFVEMMDELRHEYHATEATIRAGETGGRTLHGFAKQLVSRVRLEEAVRADNAKSERAAEVRVDILRDFIASLGTYEERVWGAQPLPDEEDDWEPPTLRSFLEKISLVEEEEKKDEKDDEPNSVTLMTLHAAKGLEFTHVFIVGLEEEILPHTRSVQAVSADGTDPISEERRLFYVGITRARHRLTLSGCATRRQRGDSIPRQPSRFLKEVPADLLEYRTGKRSSLSEEDSKELKANFFSKMKEMLGAPQ from the coding sequence TTGCAGTTCATCCCCCAGTACCTGCGCGAGCTGAACCCCGAGCAGCAGCAGGCCGCGCTCGCCACCGAGGGGCCCGTGCTGATCCTGGCCGGCGCCGGCTCGGGAAAGACGCGCACCATCGTGTACCGCATCGCGTACCTGGTGCGCGACCGCGGGGTGGACCCGCGCCGCGTGCTGGCCGTGACCTTCACCAACAAGGCCGCGGCGGAGATGCGCGAGCGCGTGGCGCGCATCGTGGGCAAGGACGCCAAGGGCGTGCTCCTCTCCACCTTCCACTCGCTCGGCGCGCGCATCCTGCGCGAGCACGGGCAGAAGGTGGGGCTGCCGAAGTCGTTCTCCATCTACTCCACCGGCGACCAGCTGGCGATGGTGAAGCGCATCGCCGACGAGGTGCACGTCGCCCCGACGGCGGGGGACGAGAACTTCGACCACAAGAAGGTGCTCTTCCAGATCTCCGACTGGAAGAACAGCATGGTCACCCCCGCCGACGCGGCCCGCGAGGTGGCCGCGGGGCCGGTGAAGGGCAACCGGTCCGACGACTACGCGGTGCTGGCGGCGGACGTCTACCCGCGCTACTGCGAGGCGATGCTGGCGGCCGGCGCGTGCGACTTCGACGACCTGCTGCTGCTGCCGGTGAAGCTGCTGCGCGAGCACGCCGAGGTGCGCGAGAGCTACTGGAAGCGCTGGCACTACATCATGATCGACGAGTACCAGGACACCAACGGCGCGCAGCTGGAGATGGCGCGGCTGCTCAGCGGCCCGCGCAAGAACCTGTGCGTGGTGGGCGACGACGACCAGTCGATCTACGCCTGGCGCGGCGCCGACGTGCGCAACATCCTGGACTTCGAGCGCCACTTCCCCGGCGCGCGGACGGTGGTGCTGGAGGAGAACTACCGGTCGACGCAGCGCATCCTCGACGCGGCCAACGGCGTCATCGCCAACAACACCTCGCGCAGGGAAAAGCGGCTGCGCACCTCCAACGGGCCCGGTCCCAAGCTGGACTACTACGAGTTCGTGGACGACGGCGCCCGCTCGGCCGAGGAGCAGGAGGCCGAGATGGTGGCGAAGGAGATCACCATCCGCCGGCTCGTGGAGAACGTGCAGTGGAGCGACTTCGCCGTCCTCTACCGCACCAATCTCCAGTCCAAGCCGCTGGAGGAGGCGATCCGGGCGGCCAACGTTCCCTACCGCGTGGTGGGCGGGACGTCGTACTTCGACCGCAAGGAGGTGGCGGACGCGGTAGCCTACCTGCGCGTGGTGATGAACCCGCGCGACGAGGTGGCGCTCCGGCGCATCATCAACTACCCCACGCGGGGGATCGGGCGCACCACGCAGCTGAAGCTGATCGAGGCCGCGCGCGCCGCCGGGGTGCCGATGTACGACATGCTGCGCCGCGCGCCGGAGGTCGATGGCGTGAGCCGCGCGCAGCAGGAGCCCATCCGGCACTTCGTGGAGATGATGGACGAGCTGCGCCACGAGTACCACGCCACCGAGGCCACCATCCGCGCGGGCGAGACCGGCGGGCGGACGCTGCACGGCTTCGCGAAGCAGCTCGTCTCGCGCGTGCGGCTGGAGGAGGCGGTGCGCGCGGACAACGCGAAGAGCGAGCGCGCCGCCGAGGTGCGGGTCGACATCCTGCGCGACTTCATCGCCTCGCTGGGCACCTACGAGGAGCGCGTGTGGGGCGCCCAGCCGCTCCCCGACGAGGAGGACGACTGGGAGCCGCCCACGCTGCGCTCGTTCCTGGAGAAGATCTCGCTGGTGGAGGAAGAGGAGAAGAAGGACGAGAAGGACGACGAGCCCAACAGCGTGACGCTGATGACGCTCCACGCCGCCAAGGGGCTGGAGTTCACGCACGTGTTCATCGTGGGCCTGGAGGAGGAGATCCTGCCGCACACCCGCAGCGTGCAGGCGGTGTCGGCCGACGGCACCGACCCCATCAGCGAGGAGCGGCGCCTGTTCTACGTGGGGATCACGCGCGCCCGGCACCGGCTCACCCTCTCCGGCTGCGCCACCCGCCGCCAGCGCGGCGACTCCATCCCCCGCCAGCCCTCGCGCTTCCTGAAGGAGGTGCCCGCCGACCTGCTGGAGTACCGCACCGGCAAGCGCAGCAGCCTGAGCGAGGAGGACAGCAAGGAGCTGAAGGCCAACTTCTTCAGCAAGATGAAGGAGATGCTGGGAGCGCCGCAGTAA
- a CDS encoding GNAT family N-acetyltransferase has translation MSDLTISLEPDAPEEDVRAVGEGLFAYNRRLVGEYAYETLRFFLRDEGGAVAGGLVADMLMGWMFVQVLWVGDAHRGGGHGSELLRRAEAEARQRGCRGMWLDTFTFQAPEFYRKMGFREFGRIDDFPPGYARHFFMKTLD, from the coding sequence ATGTCCGATCTCACCATCAGCCTGGAACCGGACGCGCCCGAAGAGGATGTCCGCGCGGTGGGCGAAGGGTTGTTCGCGTACAACCGGCGCCTCGTGGGCGAGTACGCGTACGAGACGCTCCGGTTCTTCCTGCGCGACGAGGGCGGCGCGGTCGCGGGCGGGCTGGTCGCCGACATGCTGATGGGATGGATGTTCGTGCAGGTCCTGTGGGTCGGCGACGCGCACCGGGGCGGCGGCCACGGCTCGGAGCTGCTGCGCCGCGCCGAAGCCGAGGCGCGGCAACGCGGCTGCCGCGGGATGTGGCTCGACACCTTCACCTTCCAGGCGCCGGAGTTCTACCGGAAGATGGGATTCCGCGAGTTCGGCCGGATCGACGACTTTCCGCCGGGCTACGCGCGGCACTTCTTCATGAAGACGCTGGACTGA
- a CDS encoding NAD(P)-dependent oxidoreductase — translation MRIFVTGATGVVGRRAVPLLVAAGHEVTAVARSAEKAAAVEKAGARAVQVDLFDADAVRRAVDGHEAVINLATAVPPSSRMMLPGAWREMDRIRRDASAILVDAALAGGVRRFVQESFAPIYANSGDGWIDETAPVKPAGYNRTTLDAERSADRFTRGGGTGVALRFAYFYGPDAGGATLDMIGFVRKGWSPAPGPEGFISSISHDDAATAVVAALGIPAGIYNVVDDEPLRRREFFGSMARALGVAPPRFLPKWAGRLMGGAGETLARSLRISNRRFREASGWAPKYPGARDAWPDLLREAGITPSA, via the coding sequence ATGCGAATCTTCGTCACCGGCGCGACCGGTGTGGTGGGGCGCAGGGCGGTGCCGCTGCTCGTGGCGGCGGGGCACGAGGTGACGGCGGTCGCCCGCTCCGCGGAGAAGGCGGCGGCGGTGGAGAAGGCCGGCGCCCGCGCGGTGCAGGTCGATCTGTTCGACGCGGATGCGGTGCGGCGCGCGGTGGACGGGCACGAGGCGGTGATCAACCTGGCCACCGCCGTCCCGCCGAGCTCGCGCATGATGCTGCCGGGCGCGTGGCGGGAGATGGACCGCATCCGGCGCGACGCCTCGGCCATCCTGGTGGACGCGGCACTCGCGGGCGGCGTGCGGCGCTTCGTCCAGGAGTCGTTCGCGCCCATCTACGCCAACAGCGGCGACGGGTGGATCGACGAGACCGCGCCGGTGAAGCCCGCCGGCTACAACCGCACCACGCTCGACGCCGAGCGCTCGGCCGATCGCTTCACGCGCGGCGGCGGCACGGGCGTGGCGCTCCGCTTCGCCTACTTCTACGGGCCGGACGCGGGCGGCGCGACGCTCGACATGATCGGGTTCGTGCGGAAGGGCTGGTCGCCCGCGCCGGGGCCGGAGGGCTTCATCTCCTCCATCTCCCACGACGACGCGGCCACGGCGGTGGTGGCGGCGCTCGGCATCCCCGCGGGCATCTACAACGTGGTGGACGACGAGCCGCTGCGCCGCCGCGAGTTCTTCGGGTCGATGGCCCGGGCGCTGGGCGTCGCCCCGCCCAGGTTCCTGCCGAAGTGGGCGGGGCGGCTGATGGGCGGGGCGGGGGAGACGCTGGCCCGCTCGCTCCGCATCTCCAACCGCAGGTTCCGCGAGGCCAGCGGCTGGGCGCCAAAGTACCCAGGCGCCCGCGACGCCTGGCCCGACCTGCTCCGTGAGGCGGGAATCACCCCTTCCGCGTGA